One segment of Streptosporangium brasiliense DNA contains the following:
- a CDS encoding NmrA family transcriptional regulator translates to MTENTRQATTLVLGGTGKTGRRVVDRLTARDLPVRVGSRSGRPPFDWDDQATWAPALRDVESVYVTYYPDLAFPGAAAAIGSFAGLAADSGVRRLVLLSGRGEEEAQVCERAMQEAGTEWTILRASWFCQNFSEHYLLEPVLSGVVALPAGDMAEPFVDADDIADVAVAALTQDGHAGQIYELTGPRLLTFTDAAQEIAEAAGREVRYLPVSPEQYVAALVEYGMPAGEATLLTGLFTKVLDGRNAHLSDGVRRALGREPRDFADYARDAAATGVWNG, encoded by the coding sequence ATGACGGAAAACACGCGACAGGCAACGACACTGGTCCTCGGCGGCACGGGCAAGACCGGACGCCGGGTGGTGGACCGGCTCACCGCCCGCGACCTGCCGGTCCGGGTCGGCTCCCGCTCCGGCAGGCCCCCCTTCGACTGGGACGACCAGGCCACCTGGGCGCCCGCGCTGCGGGACGTGGAGTCGGTGTACGTGACGTACTACCCGGACCTGGCCTTCCCCGGCGCCGCCGCCGCGATCGGCTCGTTCGCCGGGCTGGCGGCCGACAGCGGCGTCCGGCGGCTCGTCCTGCTGTCCGGCCGGGGCGAGGAGGAGGCCCAGGTCTGCGAGCGGGCGATGCAGGAGGCCGGCACCGAGTGGACGATCCTGCGGGCGAGCTGGTTCTGCCAGAACTTCAGCGAGCACTACCTGCTGGAGCCGGTGCTCAGCGGCGTGGTCGCGCTGCCGGCTGGGGACATGGCGGAGCCGTTCGTCGACGCCGACGACATCGCGGACGTCGCGGTCGCGGCGCTGACGCAGGACGGGCACGCGGGCCAGATCTACGAGCTGACCGGCCCCCGGCTGCTCACCTTCACCGACGCCGCCCAGGAGATCGCGGAAGCCGCCGGCCGGGAGGTACGGTACTTGCCGGTCTCCCCGGAGCAGTACGTGGCCGCGCTCGTGGAGTACGGCATGCCGGCCGGGGAGGCGACGCTGCTGACCGGGCTGTTCACCAAGGTCCTGGACGGCCGCAACGCCCATCTGAGCGACGGCGTCCGGCGCGCCCTGGGCCGGGAGCCCCGGGATTTCGCCGACTACGCGCGAGACGCCGCGGCCACCGGCGTCTGGAACGGCTGA
- the dnaB gene encoding replicative DNA helicase: MSIAEPPVFEPGFERTPPNNIEAEQSVLGGMLLSKDAIADVVEILRSDDFYRPAHQIIYDIITDLYGRGDPADAVTIFDELQKRGEVARVGGGAYLHTLTAVVPTAANAGYYARIVREQAILRRLIEAGTRIVSYGYGGQDEEVDDLVDRAQAEIYKVTERRTSEDYVPLADIMPGALDELEAIGGRGGQMVGVPTGFQDLDALTNGLHPGQMIVVAARPAIGKSTLGLDFARSAAIKHGMTTVVFSLEMSRNEITMRLLSAEARVALHNMRSGTMTDDDWAKLARRMGEVAEAPLFIDDSPNMSMMEIRAKCRRLKQRNELRFVIIDYLQLMSSPKKTESRQNEVSEISRAIKLLAKELEVPVIAISQLNRGPEQRTDKRPMVSDLRESGSIEQDADMVILLHREDAYERESPRAGEADLIVAKHRNGPTATVTVAFQGHYSRFVDMAPH; this comes from the coding sequence GTGAGCATCGCGGAGCCACCGGTCTTCGAGCCGGGATTCGAGCGCACCCCGCCGAACAACATCGAGGCCGAGCAGTCCGTGCTCGGCGGCATGCTGCTTTCCAAAGACGCCATCGCCGACGTGGTCGAGATCCTGCGGTCCGACGACTTCTACCGCCCGGCCCACCAGATCATCTACGACATCATCACCGACCTCTACGGCCGCGGTGACCCCGCCGACGCCGTCACCATCTTCGACGAGCTGCAGAAGCGCGGCGAGGTCGCCCGGGTCGGCGGCGGCGCCTACCTCCACACGCTGACCGCCGTCGTCCCCACCGCGGCCAACGCCGGCTACTACGCGCGGATCGTCCGCGAGCAGGCCATCCTGCGGAGGCTGATCGAGGCCGGCACCCGCATCGTCTCCTACGGGTACGGCGGGCAGGACGAGGAGGTCGACGACCTCGTCGACCGCGCCCAGGCCGAGATCTACAAGGTCACCGAGCGCCGCACCTCCGAGGACTACGTCCCGCTGGCCGACATCATGCCCGGCGCCCTCGACGAACTGGAGGCGATCGGCGGCCGGGGCGGTCAGATGGTCGGCGTCCCCACCGGCTTCCAGGATCTCGACGCCCTCACCAACGGCCTCCACCCCGGCCAGATGATCGTCGTGGCCGCGCGCCCGGCCATCGGCAAGTCGACCCTGGGACTGGATTTCGCCCGTTCTGCAGCTATCAAGCACGGTATGACCACCGTCGTGTTCTCGCTGGAGATGTCGCGCAACGAGATCACGATGCGCCTGTTGTCCGCCGAGGCACGGGTGGCGCTGCACAACATGCGCTCGGGCACGATGACCGACGACGACTGGGCCAAGCTGGCCCGGCGGATGGGTGAGGTGGCCGAGGCGCCGCTGTTCATCGACGACTCGCCCAACATGTCGATGATGGAGATCCGGGCCAAGTGCCGCCGTCTCAAGCAGCGCAACGAGCTGCGCTTCGTCATCATCGACTACCTGCAGCTGATGTCCTCGCCGAAGAAGACCGAGAGCCGCCAGAACGAGGTCTCGGAGATCTCCCGGGCCATCAAGCTCCTCGCCAAGGAGCTGGAGGTCCCGGTCATCGCCATCTCCCAGCTCAACCGTGGCCCCGAGCAGCGGACCGACAAGCGCCCCATGGTCAGCGACCTCCGCGAGTCGGGCAGCATCGAGCAGGACGCGGACATGGTCATCCTTCTCCACCGGGAAGACGCCTACGAGCGCGAATCGCCCCGGGCGGGCGAGGCGGACCTGATCGTGGCCAAGCACCGTAACGGCCCCACCGCCACGGTCACCGTGGCCTTCCAGGGCCACTACAGCCGTTTCGTCGACATGGCCCCCCACTAG
- a CDS encoding anthrone oxygenase family protein, translating to MFELLRTATLAASTLTMGLTAGLFYSFACAVMLGLNRTDDRSFISAMQWINVKILNGWFALAFAGALILTIAAGALHLSGGGRPVLPWIVAGLVLYGVVLVVTFAVNVPLNDQLAAAGDPAAIADPAAVRQAFEAKWVRWNTVRAVASTAAFGCLVWALIVHGGTA from the coding sequence ATGTTCGAGTTGTTGAGAACCGCCACACTGGCCGCGTCCACACTGACCATGGGGCTCACCGCCGGCCTGTTCTACTCGTTCGCCTGCGCGGTCATGCTCGGCCTGAACCGCACGGACGACCGGAGCTTCATCAGCGCGATGCAGTGGATCAACGTGAAGATCCTCAACGGCTGGTTCGCCCTCGCGTTCGCCGGCGCGCTGATCCTGACCATCGCGGCGGGGGCGTTGCACCTCAGCGGGGGCGGCCGGCCCGTGCTCCCCTGGATCGTGGCCGGCCTCGTGCTGTACGGGGTGGTGCTCGTCGTCACCTTCGCCGTCAACGTACCGCTCAACGACCAGCTCGCCGCGGCCGGCGACCCCGCCGCGATCGCCGACCCCGCGGCGGTCCGCCAGGCGTTCGAGGCCAAGTGGGTCCGCTGGAACACCGTCCGCGCGGTGGCGTCCACGGCCGCCTTCGGCTGTCTCGTCTGGGCCCTGATCGTGCACGGGGGCACCGCCTGA